The following proteins are encoded in a genomic region of Mahella australiensis 50-1 BON:
- a CDS encoding PLP-dependent aminotransferase family protein, whose protein sequence is MPDFIGDMEIERSCGKPLYMQLYEQLKYMIKDGKLQPGHKLPPIRELAGMLGVNSVTVVKAYKRLEADGMIFSKTGSGTYVSCDIAITSMHEYTVPSADVIDFASFTPSPQLFPVEHFKALINEVLDRDGGMAFEYQDGRGYQPLRAALAEYAAAVDIEAHQDDIQVISGAQQGIDILSKALLDFGDTIVMESPSYTGAIAAFRSRNVRIAEVPMNEDGLDIKVLEKRIREDNPHLIYVMTDFHNPTGVSYSLHKRKQLLNIARRYDILIIEDDYLSELNFSENKQPLLKSMDDDQRVIYIKSFSKILMPGLRLGFMILPRRDDIYHRVLDAKHASDISTSGLMQRVLELYLSRGLWYEHMNIIYGEYKRRYEHMLQALDRYMPKQIKYHVPAGGLHIWLLLPEGCCDRELYGYAVNAGVIFAPGAAFYPRTDKSRCLKISFASTDEEQIDIGIKRLSRAITAYLNDKYKKNNDRYAPLL, encoded by the coding sequence ATGCCGGATTTTATAGGAGATATGGAGATTGAACGGTCATGTGGCAAGCCTTTGTACATGCAATTATACGAGCAGTTAAAATATATGATAAAGGACGGTAAGCTTCAGCCGGGGCATAAATTGCCGCCTATACGGGAATTGGCGGGCATGCTCGGTGTAAATTCAGTTACCGTAGTAAAAGCATATAAAAGGCTTGAAGCCGACGGCATGATTTTTTCAAAAACCGGCAGCGGGACCTATGTATCGTGCGATATCGCGATAACATCTATGCACGAATATACAGTGCCGAGCGCTGATGTAATCGACTTTGCCAGCTTTACACCGTCACCCCAATTGTTTCCTGTGGAACATTTCAAGGCGCTGATAAATGAGGTGCTGGACCGCGATGGGGGCATGGCATTCGAGTATCAGGATGGCCGCGGATATCAACCGTTGCGCGCTGCTTTGGCTGAATACGCTGCTGCCGTAGATATAGAAGCGCATCAGGATGATATACAGGTCATTTCAGGCGCGCAACAGGGTATAGATATATTGTCAAAAGCATTGCTGGACTTTGGCGATACTATCGTCATGGAAAGCCCGAGTTATACAGGTGCCATAGCTGCATTTCGTTCGCGCAACGTGCGTATAGCTGAAGTACCTATGAATGAGGACGGACTGGATATCAAGGTATTGGAAAAACGTATCAGAGAGGATAACCCGCACCTTATATATGTGATGACTGATTTTCACAATCCTACAGGTGTATCGTATTCTCTGCATAAACGGAAACAGCTCCTGAATATAGCGCGGCGCTATGATATCCTTATAATAGAGGATGATTACTTAAGCGAGCTTAACTTTTCCGAAAATAAGCAGCCACTGCTAAAGTCGATGGATGATGATCAACGCGTCATATATATAAAAAGCTTTTCCAAAATTCTTATGCCTGGGCTACGCCTTGGTTTTATGATACTGCCCCGCCGCGATGATATTTATCATAGGGTATTGGATGCGAAGCATGCATCGGATATATCCACGTCAGGCCTTATGCAACGCGTATTGGAGCTTTATCTGAGCCGCGGCTTATGGTATGAGCATATGAATATTATATACGGCGAATACAAAAGGCGTTATGAGCACATGCTGCAAGCCCTTGATCGATATATGCCTAAGCAAATAAAGTATCATGTGCCGGCTGGTGGCCTGCATATATGGCTTTTATTGCCGGAAGGTTGTTGCGATCGCGAGTTATACGGATATGCCGTAAATGCCGGCGTTATATTTGCGCCGGGTGCGGCGTTTTATCCCCGTACCGATAAGTCGAGGTGTTTGAAGATAAGCTTTGCATCGACGGACGAGGAACAAATAGATATCGGCATAAAAAGGCTTAGCCGAGCTATTACGGCTTACTTGAACGATAAGTATAAAAAAAATAACGATCGATATGCACCGCTGTTATAA
- the pdxS gene encoding pyridoxal 5'-phosphate synthase lyase subunit PdxS encodes MDKERYELNKNLAQMLKGGVIMDVTNAEQAQIAEKAGAVAVMALERVPADIRKQGGVARMSDPKIIKEIKSAVSIPVMAKARIGHFVEAQILEALGIDYIDESEVLTPADEMYHINKWDFKIPFVCGARNLGEALRRIGEGASMIRTKGEAGTGNVVEAVRHMRTVMDEIRKLQGMPKEELMSAAKEMQAPYDLVVYVAEHGRLPVVNFAAGGVATPADAALMMQLGADGVFVGSGIFKSANPAKRAEAIVKAVTYYNDPKVLAEVSEDLGEAMPGLEISQIEAAQRMAERGW; translated from the coding sequence ATGGATAAAGAACGATATGAATTAAACAAAAACCTCGCCCAAATGCTAAAAGGCGGCGTAATAATGGATGTCACCAACGCCGAGCAGGCACAAATAGCCGAGAAAGCGGGTGCGGTAGCCGTCATGGCTTTGGAGCGTGTACCGGCCGATATACGCAAACAGGGTGGTGTAGCGCGCATGTCCGACCCCAAGATAATAAAAGAGATAAAGAGCGCGGTGAGCATTCCTGTGATGGCTAAGGCTAGAATAGGCCATTTCGTGGAAGCCCAGATACTGGAGGCGCTGGGTATCGATTATATCGACGAAAGCGAGGTGCTGACTCCCGCCGATGAGATGTATCATATAAACAAATGGGATTTCAAGATACCTTTCGTATGCGGCGCGCGTAATCTTGGCGAAGCCTTGAGGCGTATTGGCGAAGGGGCCTCCATGATAAGGACCAAGGGCGAAGCCGGTACAGGCAATGTGGTAGAAGCCGTACGCCATATGCGCACGGTCATGGACGAGATAAGAAAACTCCAAGGCATGCCCAAAGAAGAGTTGATGTCGGCCGCCAAAGAGATGCAGGCCCCATATGATCTGGTAGTATATGTAGCTGAGCATGGCAGATTGCCGGTGGTCAATTTCGCAGCCGGAGGCGTGGCCACACCCGCTGATGCGGCACTTATGATGCAGCTCGGAGCCGATGGCGTATTCGTGGGATCCGGTATCTTCAAATCGGCTAATCCAGCTAAACGTGCCGAGGCCATTGTCAAAGCGGTAACCTATTATAATGATCCGAAGGTTCTTGCCGAGGTTTCAGAGGATCTGGGCGAGGCTATGCCCGGCTTAGAGATAAGCCAGATAGAGGCTGCACAGCGCATGGCCGAAAGAGGCTGGTAG
- the pdxT gene encoding pyridoxal 5'-phosphate synthase glutaminase subunit PdxT: protein MRIGILGLQGSVIEHTIMLERLEDVEPVQVKTRDDLDVIDGLILPGGESTTIGRLITDYNLKDKIIERARTGMPIWGTCAGMILLAKHIINDDKVHLGLMDIYVRRNAYGSQLDSFKTTLLIPVVAEYPIPLVFIRAPYVEKADGDAEILAELDDKIIAVRQSNLLATSFHPELTDDLSFHRYFANMVAKSTI from the coding sequence CTGCGCATAGGTATACTGGGCCTGCAGGGTTCGGTCATAGAACATACTATAATGCTCGAACGTCTCGAAGATGTAGAACCGGTACAGGTTAAAACACGAGACGACTTGGACGTTATAGACGGCTTAATTCTGCCGGGTGGCGAAAGTACGACCATAGGGCGGCTTATAACCGATTATAACCTCAAAGATAAAATCATAGAGAGGGCTCGTACCGGCATGCCTATATGGGGCACATGTGCCGGTATGATCCTCCTGGCCAAACATATAATCAATGATGACAAGGTCCATCTGGGCCTCATGGATATATACGTAAGGCGCAATGCTTACGGCAGTCAACTGGACAGCTTCAAAACTACCCTGCTTATTCCCGTAGTAGCCGAATATCCCATACCGTTGGTATTTATAAGAGCCCCTTATGTTGAGAAAGCTGATGGCGACGCCGAGATATTAGCCGAGCTAGACGACAAGATCATAGCTGTACGGCAAAGCAATCTCTTAGCTACGTCGTTTCATCCTGAATTGACCGACGATCTCAGCTTTCACCGGTATTTTGCCAACATGGTGGCAAAATCTACAATATAG
- a CDS encoding uroporphyrinogen decarboxylase family protein — translation MTRKERVIAAINHQKTDIVPYYIGLTQQAYEKTARYLNDPDFVNKIGNHIDMVDYAGWPTETKPGSGYFKDDFGVVWNRNVADKDIGVVEHFVLPEPTLDGYTLPTIDEARLRKMCDDLVNNGQDTFKVAGIGFSMFERAWTMRGMENLLTDMLLNPDFVDKLLDTIADFNMHLMDIILDYDIDCFYFGDDWGQQHGLIMGPRLWKRFIKPRMARMFKKAHDAGKYVALHSCGDIHELFPDLIEIGLDIYNTFQPEIYDVNEIKRLYGDRLTFWGGISTQQVLPFVSPDEIKRVARYMMETMSYNGGYIAAPTHAIPSDVPAENIVALIEAFQNQ, via the coding sequence ATGACAAGAAAAGAGCGCGTTATAGCGGCTATAAACCATCAAAAGACTGACATTGTACCATATTATATAGGTCTGACACAGCAGGCTTATGAAAAAACCGCCCGATATCTAAATGATCCCGATTTCGTAAATAAAATAGGCAATCATATCGACATGGTCGATTATGCGGGCTGGCCCACAGAAACAAAGCCCGGCAGCGGGTATTTCAAAGACGATTTCGGCGTGGTATGGAACAGGAACGTGGCCGACAAAGACATAGGTGTGGTAGAGCATTTTGTATTGCCAGAACCGACCTTGGACGGCTATACCCTTCCAACTATAGATGAGGCGCGTTTGCGAAAAATGTGTGATGACCTGGTAAATAATGGCCAAGATACATTCAAGGTAGCCGGCATAGGCTTCTCCATGTTCGAGCGCGCATGGACCATGCGTGGTATGGAGAATCTTCTGACCGATATGCTGCTCAATCCCGACTTTGTGGATAAGCTGTTGGATACCATAGCCGATTTCAACATGCATTTGATGGATATCATACTTGACTATGATATAGATTGCTTTTATTTCGGTGATGATTGGGGACAGCAGCACGGGCTCATCATGGGACCGAGATTATGGAAACGCTTTATCAAGCCACGCATGGCGCGCATGTTTAAAAAAGCCCACGATGCCGGCAAGTATGTGGCCCTTCATTCTTGCGGTGACATACATGAACTTTTTCCCGATCTCATAGAAATAGGGCTGGATATATACAATACATTCCAGCCAGAAATATACGATGTAAACGAGATAAAGAGATTATACGGCGATAGATTGACGTTTTGGGGCGGAATAAGCACACAACAGGTTTTGCCATTCGTTTCTCCAGACGAGATTAAACGCGTAGCTCGGTACATGATGGAGACCATGTCATACAACGGCGGTTATATAGCAGCCCCAACCCACGCCATACCCAGCGATGTACCGGCCGAAAACATAGTGGCTCTCATAGAGGCCTTTCAAAATCAATAG
- a CDS encoding diphosphate--fructose-6-phosphate 1-phosphotransferase, whose product MSANLIVVHGGGPTAVINASLRGVIDEAKKYNEIDGIYGSVGGVDGIFAERFTDLRAISGQALSRLSYTPGSFIGSSRRHLEPEDYETIVAILRRNNIKYLLFTGGNGSMDTCNKIHHVAAQAGGINVIGIPKTVDNDLANTDHAPGYGSAARYAAVSACELGIDVASLPVHISVIEFMGRNAGWITAASALARCKQGDAPHLIYLPERPFVEEEFLHEIERLHKEIGGAVVAVSEGLVGPDGNPLVRPNNMSRRDAFSNDVSVYLARLISDKLHIRARSEKPGLLGRASIAHQSAVDRQEAEMVGAAAVKAVVEGLSGYMVALKRLSTEPYSCTTELVSIDLMSMTERHVPDEFIDPSGHDVTPAFIEYCKPLIGDAMPVYATNRDLLY is encoded by the coding sequence ATGTCAGCTAATCTTATAGTGGTTCACGGTGGTGGACCTACAGCTGTTATAAACGCTTCGCTGAGAGGCGTTATAGATGAAGCAAAAAAATATAATGAGATAGATGGTATATATGGATCTGTCGGTGGGGTAGACGGTATATTCGCTGAAAGATTTACCGACCTGCGCGCTATTTCCGGACAAGCGTTATCTAGACTTTCTTATACGCCGGGTTCGTTTATAGGGTCATCGCGTAGGCATCTTGAGCCGGAGGACTATGAGACCATCGTGGCCATACTGCGCCGCAATAACATAAAATATTTATTGTTCACAGGCGGAAACGGGTCTATGGATACATGCAATAAAATACATCATGTGGCGGCTCAAGCCGGTGGTATCAACGTTATAGGTATACCCAAGACTGTAGATAACGATCTGGCTAATACTGATCATGCGCCTGGATATGGCAGTGCCGCTCGTTATGCAGCCGTATCCGCATGCGAGCTGGGTATCGATGTGGCCTCGCTGCCTGTGCATATATCGGTTATCGAATTTATGGGACGCAATGCGGGGTGGATAACGGCGGCGTCCGCGCTGGCCAGATGTAAGCAAGGCGATGCGCCTCACCTCATATATCTGCCCGAGAGACCATTTGTAGAAGAAGAGTTTTTACATGAGATAGAACGGCTCCATAAAGAAATAGGAGGGGCTGTAGTGGCCGTATCCGAAGGCTTAGTTGGGCCCGACGGAAATCCATTGGTGCGGCCCAATAATATGTCCAGACGCGATGCGTTTTCCAATGATGTCAGCGTATATCTTGCGCGCCTTATATCGGATAAACTGCATATAAGAGCCCGTAGCGAAAAACCGGGCCTTTTGGGGCGTGCTTCCATAGCACATCAGTCAGCGGTAGACCGACAAGAGGCTGAAATGGTAGGAGCTGCAGCCGTTAAAGCGGTTGTGGAAGGCTTATCCGGTTATATGGTGGCGCTCAAACGCCTATCGACAGAGCCGTATAGCTGTACCACCGAATTGGTATCTATAGATCTCATGAGCATGACCGAACGACATGTGCCGGATGAGTTTATAGATCCTTCAGGGCATGACGTGACGCCGGCCTTCATCGAATATTGCAAACCGTTAATAGGCGATGCCATGCCCGTATATGCAACGAATCGCGATTTGCTCTATTGA
- a CDS encoding ISNCY family transposase, which yields MTESEMQKLVVINKVIDGTLTASEAAQVLDLSVRQIFRLKKGVKEQGASFVIHKNRGRKPANALSDELVNHILTLRKEKYFDTNFSHFRDLLEDDKGIILSNSSVYRILDNAGIQSPRKHRRPRKIHARRERMPQAGMLVQIDCTSFEWIPSVGNMALHGAIDDATGQVLALYFTENECMNGYFELMRTIIGQYGIPISLYADKHTIFASPNKGKISIEEQLEGKVVNETQFQMAMSTLGISIINARSPQAKGRVERLWNTLQDRLRAELRIYGIDSMEKANEFLPKFLERYNKRFAIEPQDPEPAFRELPPDIDLDNILCVKLSRKVDNGGVFSLHSQYYQVVCDDGKTVAPIVPRAKITVLTSPRIGIRVQYGNNIYAVKKLDEPPKKAQKANKASSSSTAKPYKPSPTHPWKQGWQKAPSYWYEESDREILEALYNSSRAWH from the coding sequence ATGACAGAGAGCGAAATGCAAAAACTTGTTGTTATTAATAAAGTCATCGATGGTACGTTAACCGCAAGTGAAGCTGCGCAGGTTTTAGACCTAAGTGTTCGTCAAATATTTAGACTTAAGAAGGGGGTTAAAGAACAAGGTGCGTCTTTCGTTATTCATAAGAACAGAGGCCGTAAACCTGCTAATGCTTTAAGTGATGAGCTAGTAAACCATATCCTCACTTTGAGGAAGGAAAAGTATTTTGATACGAATTTCTCTCATTTTAGAGATTTGCTTGAGGATGATAAGGGTATTATTCTTAGTAATTCCTCGGTTTATAGAATCCTTGATAATGCCGGTATTCAAAGCCCTAGAAAGCATAGACGCCCTCGTAAGATTCATGCTAGAAGGGAACGTATGCCTCAGGCTGGCATGTTGGTGCAAATCGATTGCACCTCTTTTGAATGGATTCCTTCTGTAGGTAATATGGCTCTCCACGGTGCCATAGACGATGCCACCGGTCAGGTCCTCGCGCTCTATTTTACTGAAAACGAGTGTATGAATGGCTATTTTGAGCTCATGCGTACCATCATTGGCCAATATGGTATCCCTATATCTCTATATGCCGATAAGCATACTATATTTGCTTCTCCTAATAAGGGTAAAATCTCTATCGAGGAGCAGCTTGAGGGTAAAGTGGTAAATGAAACCCAGTTCCAAATGGCTATGAGTACATTGGGTATATCTATCATTAATGCCAGGTCCCCTCAGGCTAAGGGCCGCGTAGAGAGGCTATGGAATACTTTGCAGGATAGGCTCAGGGCAGAATTGAGGATTTATGGCATTGATTCTATGGAAAAGGCCAATGAGTTTTTGCCTAAGTTCCTGGAGAGATATAATAAAAGGTTCGCCATAGAGCCTCAAGATCCCGAGCCTGCTTTTAGAGAATTACCGCCGGATATCGACTTAGATAATATACTTTGTGTTAAGTTATCTAGAAAAGTTGATAATGGCGGCGTATTTTCTCTACACAGCCAATATTATCAAGTTGTATGTGATGATGGCAAAACCGTTGCACCTATCGTTCCTAGAGCTAAGATAACGGTTCTTACCAGCCCTAGGATAGGTATACGGGTGCAGTATGGCAATAATATATATGCTGTGAAAAAGCTCGATGAACCGCCTAAGAAAGCTCAGAAAGCTAATAAGGCAAGTTCATCGAGCACAGCTAAGCCTTATAAGCCTTCTCCCACTCATCCTTGGAAACAAGGTTGGCAGAAGGCGCCATCATATTGGTATGAGGAATCAGACAGAGAGATTTTAGAGGCTCTGTATAATTCCTCACGCGCCTGGCACTAG
- a CDS encoding SatD family protein: MALYTVITADIIGSRKYKDKQALQSNIEDALNVLNTEHEGIILSRFSMLRGDEIQGLIDSPVYIAPLIRHMRFYTRPVIIRVGIGIGNIATPIEQNNPWHMDGDAFHKAREAVDSIKHIKRQATVLISGEKNTDDNVNIIFALMDAINSRWTDAQWEAVHAYEKTKTYSNAAAVLGITMQNVAKRCWAAHWDAFNKAEIHISHLLS, from the coding sequence ATGGCTCTATATACTGTTATAACAGCAGATATCATTGGTTCACGAAAATATAAGGATAAACAAGCATTACAAAGCAATATTGAAGATGCCCTAAATGTATTAAATACAGAACACGAAGGCATTATACTGTCCCGATTTTCCATGTTGCGCGGAGATGAAATTCAGGGGCTCATCGATTCGCCAGTCTACATTGCTCCTCTTATTAGGCATATGCGGTTTTATACAAGGCCGGTCATTATAAGAGTAGGAATAGGCATAGGCAACATAGCTACGCCTATAGAGCAGAATAACCCGTGGCATATGGATGGCGATGCATTTCATAAAGCACGGGAAGCAGTGGATAGTATAAAACATATAAAACGGCAAGCCACTGTTTTGATATCAGGGGAAAAAAATACGGATGATAATGTCAATATTATATTTGCGCTTATGGATGCCATAAACAGTCGGTGGACAGATGCTCAATGGGAAGCCGTACATGCATACGAAAAAACAAAGACATACAGCAATGCTGCCGCCGTTCTCGGCATAACAATGCAAAACGTGGCCAAACGCTGCTGGGCCGCGCACTGGGATGCTTTTAATAAAGCCGAAATACATATATCCCATTTGTTGAGCTAG
- a CDS encoding DUF3307 domain-containing protein, producing MISQTSRLVLALLLLSHGFADFVAQTDKMVTDKTYGYRAAYVKHFFANFITSFVLMLPFMSLYVLTILLLLSLMHIFIDFMGYRRQHAINNVPGFFIDQACHIFLIIIAWLVMRYSVAMPFSNAYINTDILSRYGDIACIAVVYLYVIFGGAVFMKKIMRHPLIKISQQEVAGVGRYIGMLERAIIMTLVLFDAMTAMAFVLTAKSLARYKELDDKAFAEYYLMGTLASTLIALAGGLLARLWL from the coding sequence ATGATATCGCAAACGTCCCGTCTAGTATTGGCATTATTGCTTTTGTCTCACGGATTCGCCGATTTTGTCGCGCAAACCGATAAGATGGTTACAGACAAAACCTATGGATATCGGGCAGCTTACGTAAAGCATTTTTTCGCCAACTTCATAACATCTTTTGTACTGATGCTTCCGTTTATGTCGCTGTATGTATTAACCATTCTATTGTTATTGTCACTCATGCACATATTTATAGACTTTATGGGCTATCGCCGGCAACATGCAATAAATAATGTGCCGGGCTTTTTTATAGATCAGGCATGCCACATATTCCTCATAATTATCGCATGGCTGGTGATGCGTTATTCGGTAGCTATGCCATTCAGCAATGCTTATATAAATACCGATATTTTATCCCGTTATGGTGATATAGCATGTATAGCAGTTGTATACCTGTACGTTATATTCGGCGGCGCCGTATTTATGAAAAAGATAATGCGACATCCGCTTATCAAGATAAGCCAGCAAGAGGTTGCAGGGGTCGGCCGGTATATAGGTATGCTGGAGAGAGCTATAATAATGACGCTGGTGCTTTTTGATGCCATGACAGCCATGGCTTTCGTATTGACCGCCAAATCGTTAGCCCGATACAAGGAATTGGATGACAAAGCTTTTGCCGAATACTATCTTATGGGCACTTTGGCCAGCACTCTTATTGCATTAGCAGGTGGGCTTTTAGCCCGTTTATGGCTATAA
- a CDS encoding sugar phosphate isomerase/epimerase family protein, which translates to MKIGFITNSLSGQGLKNLDEIADWGIENGFADLEIGPSISLEEEVFSRIKEARKINISALIYCRNFLDEDERVAQEHQMNLKKRIEFAGRLGIQKVICSTGVTKEAFQGIRYEPEKSVEAVVELLKTFIELAEKNNVRLCIENCPMMGNIALSPDIWKALFDKLDSDKVGLAYDPSHMVWQMMNPYEPIKEFGHKVFHVHGKDTEIMYNSLNRAEILSNQQWWRYGLPGLGDIQWGRIIANLDEIGYDGTISIEHEDPVWEGSFDKVKKGILKAKKHIEQFID; encoded by the coding sequence ATGAAGATAGGTTTTATTACTAATAGTTTAAGTGGACAAGGGTTAAAGAATTTGGATGAGATCGCGGATTGGGGCATAGAAAATGGATTTGCCGATTTGGAAATCGGCCCTTCTATTTCATTGGAAGAAGAGGTTTTCAGCAGAATAAAGGAAGCTCGAAAGATAAATATATCGGCATTGATTTATTGCAGGAATTTCCTCGATGAAGATGAACGGGTAGCCCAGGAGCATCAGATGAATTTAAAAAAGAGGATAGAATTTGCCGGGCGTTTGGGTATTCAAAAAGTAATTTGTTCTACCGGTGTAACCAAGGAGGCGTTTCAAGGTATCAGATATGAGCCTGAAAAGAGCGTTGAAGCCGTAGTTGAATTGCTTAAAACCTTTATTGAACTGGCTGAAAAGAACAATGTGAGACTATGTATCGAAAACTGTCCTATGATGGGTAATATAGCGTTATCTCCAGATATATGGAAAGCATTGTTCGATAAATTGGATTCGGACAAAGTAGGATTGGCATATGATCCGTCGCACATGGTTTGGCAAATGATGAATCCTTATGAACCTATAAAAGAGTTCGGGCATAAGGTCTTCCATGTTCATGGGAAGGATACCGAGATAATGTATAATAGCCTGAATAGAGCAGAAATTTTGAGCAATCAACAGTGGTGGAGATATGGGCTGCCGGGGCTGGGGGATATTCAATGGGGTAGGATCATAGCCAACTTGGATGAGATAGGATATGACGGTACCATCAGTATAGAACATGAAGATCCCGTGTGGGAAGGTAGTTTTGATAAAGTCAAAAAAGGAATTTTAAAAGCTAAGAAGCATATTGAGCAATTCATCGATTGA
- a CDS encoding Gfo/Idh/MocA family protein, translating to MMKKIRVGIAGTGYTIGIAGAHVNTYLANPNVGLLALYDIVPGRAQEWAERRGLKGVAICGSYEELLDSVDAVSICTPNNAHADLSIKALEAGKHVLCEKPISNTVEGAERMVACAEKHPELVNMTGFCYRGIPAIAYMKHIIDEGKIGKIFGCTHQLGGGRIANPEDVLLEWRMQKDLSGPGALADFGSHMLDLTDYLLRGTEGEIREVTSLLTTSIKERNLIGAEGKGPVTNDDTAAFSVKMENGAVSTFFSNRLGISNYRWEIIGEGGMLIYDGNDNKVRINLKDKKASFGPKFEEVEVPEEFRVANRFNEEIDEFIGNILSGRHSERDFKRGLYIERILDALERSAEEGITIKL from the coding sequence ATGATGAAGAAGATAAGAGTAGGTATAGCGGGTACAGGTTATACAATTGGAATTGCGGGCGCGCATGTAAATACATATTTAGCAAATCCGAATGTAGGGTTGTTAGCCCTCTATGATATAGTGCCGGGTAGAGCCCAAGAGTGGGCTGAGAGAAGAGGCTTAAAGGGAGTCGCTATATGCGGTTCTTATGAAGAATTGCTGGACTCAGTGGATGCGGTAAGCATATGTACGCCCAATAATGCACATGCGGACCTATCTATTAAAGCATTGGAAGCCGGTAAACATGTCTTGTGCGAAAAGCCCATCAGCAATACTGTGGAAGGTGCGGAAAGAATGGTGGCATGTGCCGAAAAGCATCCTGAATTGGTAAATATGACTGGTTTTTGCTATAGAGGAATTCCGGCTATCGCATATATGAAGCATATTATCGATGAAGGTAAGATCGGCAAGATATTCGGTTGTACTCACCAGTTGGGCGGGGGTCGCATAGCAAATCCGGAGGATGTTTTGCTGGAATGGAGAATGCAGAAAGATTTATCCGGTCCAGGTGCACTGGCTGACTTTGGTTCCCATATGCTGGATTTAACGGATTATCTGTTGAGGGGGACAGAAGGAGAGATTAGGGAAGTGACTTCTCTGCTTACGACTTCTATTAAAGAGAGGAACTTGATCGGTGCTGAAGGCAAAGGGCCGGTTACTAACGATGATACCGCTGCTTTTTCAGTGAAGATGGAAAATGGAGCCGTATCCACGTTTTTTTCAAACCGATTGGGAATCTCGAACTATAGGTGGGAGATCATCGGAGAAGGCGGGATGCTCATATATGATGGGAATGATAATAAAGTTCGAATAAATTTAAAAGACAAGAAAGCCTCCTTCGGGCCGAAGTTTGAAGAAGTTGAGGTGCCAGAAGAGTTTAGAGTAGCAAATAGATTTAATGAGGAAATCGATGAATTTATCGGCAATATATTGAGTGGTAGGCATTCTGAACGCGATTTTAAGAGAGGGCTTTATATTGAAAGGATATTGGATGCCCTGGAGAGATCAGCAGAAGAGGGAATAACAATTAAATTATAG